Proteins found in one Schistocerca serialis cubense isolate TAMUIC-IGC-003099 chromosome 5, iqSchSeri2.2, whole genome shotgun sequence genomic segment:
- the LOC126482016 gene encoding putative gustatory receptor 28a yields MYTLRKLFAEFRVFLFLCKATGTAPISFDSESGRVVVRKRARFYCVSVVLLILLCAVSDIVWKATNGYRNFESIAKYTYVFTVAVATSSAVTCILWNSSLKQNDVHFFFLKMVTVGTFLNNDKEAEYIRLNTLLLRGTIVVIVYSVLLYGNMFWDNGITLKYFSDTPVHIIHFLRNILLLQFMVLNGAVGRNFVQLNENLLQVFEISSENESDIKISETLQFSLSKQNTHNTGNLFIREFSSPSTLVVSKAQASSKHPTYNVPHCNRMALQTDSCVSIKHLRKIYCILSDLAKAVDRAYGPNNLFEVTSSFVNIVALLYTFAVFLLQLDGTSPISMYACITTLQWTVMLVCRLFSIAYSCDMVVQEANRTQRLVTKLQMLSAGCGCQEELKLFGEQLARNTLHYSAAGFFTLDLSLLKSIVAAATTYFVILVQFQVSGNKS; encoded by the coding sequence ATGTATACGTTACGAAAACTATTCGCAGAGTTTCGTGTTTTTCTTTTCCTGTGTAAAGCGACTGGCACTGCTCCTATTTCGTTTGACAGTGAAAGTGGACGGGTGGTTGTGCGCAAAAGGGCGAGGTTTTACTGTGTATCTGTCGTACTCCTTATTCTTCTCTGTGCCGTATCTGATATAGTGTGGAAAGCCACTAATGGGTACAGAAACTTTGAAAGCATTGCGAAGTATACTTATGTATTCACCGTTGCAGTTGCAACAAGCTCTGCTGTGACATGTATTCTATGGAACTCTTCTTTGAAACAAAACGACGTTCACTTTTTCTTCCTAAAAATGGTTACTGTTGGAACTTTTTTGAATAACGATAAGGAAGCTGAGTACATCCGATTGAATACTCTCCTGCTAAGGGGAACAATTGTAGTAATCGTATACTCGGTTCTTCTGTATGGTAACATGTTTTGGGATAACGGAATTACACTAAAATATTTTTCAGATACACCTGTTCATATCATACATTTCTTGAGAAATATCTTACTTTTGCAGTTCATGGTACTTAATGGGGCTGTGGGAAGAAATTTTGTTCAGCTGAATGAGAATCTGCTGCAAGTGTTCGAGATTAGCTCAGAAAACGAATCTGATATCAAGATCTCTGAAACACTACAATTTTCGTtatcaaaacaaaacacacacaataCTGGTAATCTATTTATCAGAGAATTTTCTTCACCGTCAACGTTAGTAGTCTCTAAAGCTCAAGCATCTTCGAAGCACCCTACATACAATGTGCCACATTGTAATCGAATGGCCCTGCAGACTGATAGTTGTGTCTCAATAAAACACTTGCGTAAAATCTATTGCATTCTAAGTGATCTCGCAAAAGCTGTCGACAGGGCTTATGGTCCAAACAATCTCTTCGAAGTGACTAGTTCCTTCGTGAATATTGTCGCATTGCTCTACACATTCGCAGTTTTTCTACTACAGTTAGATGGAACGTCACCTATATCAATGTATGCCTGTATTACAACGTTGCAATGGACTGTGATGCTGGTTTGTCGCTTGTTCAGCATTGCCTACAGCTGTGACATGGTTGTGCAAGAAGCCAACCGTACGCAGCGGCTGGTCACCAAACTTCAGATGCTGTCTGCTGGCTGTGGCTGCCAAGAAGAGCTGAAGCTGTTTGGGGAACAGCTGGCGCGCAACACACTGCACTACAGCGCAGCTGGGTTCTTCACACTGGATCTGTCATTGCTGAAAAGCATCGTGGCTGCTGCGACGACCTACTTCGTCATTCTCGTCCAGTTCCAGGTTTCTGGAAACAAATCGTAG